A DNA window from Sphingopyxis macrogoltabida contains the following coding sequences:
- the thiD gene encoding bifunctional hydroxymethylpyrimidine kinase/phosphomethylpyrimidine kinase, protein MTARVLIIAGSDSGGGAGIQADIKTVTMLGGHAMTAIAAITAQNSMGVQGVHAIPAEMVLMQIDSVVQDIGVDAVKIGMIGSAETAAAVAERLARADLATTPVVFDPVMVSTSGSVLADAATIRAFEALMRRATVATPNLGELDALGGEAAVLAHGCALLVKGGHGAGETVTDRLLEPDAGEVARWEAPRIDSRHTHGTGCTLASAIATGLAQGMPLEPAVARARDFVRLALLDAPGLGEGHGPMGQQAVRNDGLFTGPALNQFTLPATDYAASVAFYKQLGLTQIVDSPDNGYARFEAINGVTLSIHVGDGEAGGATTYLESGALDAWVAYLARRGVRFDQMPKDEDWGWREARLTDPAGNRLCLYQAGEYRRYPPWRI, encoded by the coding sequence TTGACCGCACGCGTCCTGATCATTGCCGGATCGGACAGCGGCGGCGGCGCCGGCATCCAGGCCGATATCAAGACGGTGACGATGCTCGGCGGCCATGCGATGACCGCGATCGCCGCGATCACCGCGCAGAACAGCATGGGCGTGCAGGGCGTCCACGCCATCCCGGCCGAGATGGTGCTCATGCAGATCGACAGCGTCGTTCAGGATATCGGCGTCGATGCGGTCAAGATCGGCATGATCGGCAGCGCCGAGACGGCGGCGGCGGTCGCCGAGCGGCTCGCGCGCGCCGACCTGGCTACGACGCCGGTGGTGTTCGACCCCGTCATGGTGTCGACGAGCGGCTCGGTGCTCGCCGACGCCGCGACGATCCGGGCGTTCGAGGCGCTGATGCGGCGCGCGACGGTCGCCACCCCCAATCTGGGCGAACTCGACGCGTTGGGCGGCGAGGCGGCAGTGCTCGCGCACGGCTGCGCGCTGCTCGTCAAGGGCGGACATGGCGCGGGCGAGACGGTGACCGACCGGTTGCTCGAACCCGATGCGGGCGAGGTCGCGCGCTGGGAGGCGCCGCGCATCGACAGCCGGCACACCCATGGCACCGGCTGCACGCTGGCGTCGGCCATCGCGACGGGGCTGGCGCAGGGCATGCCGCTCGAGCCCGCAGTGGCGCGGGCGCGCGATTTCGTGCGGCTGGCGCTGCTCGATGCGCCGGGGCTGGGCGAGGGGCATGGCCCGATGGGGCAGCAGGCGGTGCGCAACGACGGGCTGTTCACCGGCCCCGCGCTCAACCAGTTCACGCTGCCCGCCACCGACTATGCGGCGTCGGTCGCTTTCTACAAGCAACTCGGCCTGACGCAGATCGTCGACAGCCCGGACAATGGTTATGCGCGCTTCGAGGCGATCAATGGCGTGACGCTGTCGATCCATGTGGGCGACGGCGAAGCGGGCGGCGCGACGACCTATCTGGAAAGCGGCGCGCTCGACGCGTGGGTCGCCTATCTGGCGCGGCGTGGCGTCCGGTTCGACCAGATGCCGAAGGACGAGGATTGGGGCTGGCGCGAGGCGCGGCTGACCGATCCGGCCGGCAACCGGCTGTGCCTGTATCAGGCGGGCGAATATCGGAGGTACCCGCCGTGGCGCATCTGA
- a CDS encoding DUF1272 domain-containing protein has translation MLEMRPDCEKCGRDLPANAHGAFICSFECTFCANCADRLDEQCPNCGGDLLDRPLREGAALAKFPGSTVRKYKG, from the coding sequence ATGCTTGAAATGCGACCCGATTGTGAAAAGTGCGGGCGTGATCTGCCCGCGAACGCCCATGGGGCGTTCATCTGCTCGTTCGAATGCACCTTCTGCGCGAATTGCGCCGACCGGCTCGACGAGCAATGCCCCAATTGCGGCGGCGACCTGCTCGACCGGCCGCTGCGCGAAGGCGCGGCGCTGGCGAAATTCCCCGGCTCGACGGTGCGAAAGTATAAGGGTTGA
- the glmM gene encoding phosphoglucosamine mutase, with protein MRKFFGTDGIRGLTNQIPMTVEVAMRVGMAAGAHFLRGDHKHRVVIGKDTRISGYMLENALVAGFTSVGMDVVQVGPMPTPAVAMLTRSMRADLGVMLSASHNPFYDNGIKLFGPDGYKLSDEDEIQIEMLLASEPKLAEPAQIGRAKRIEDARGRYIHAVKQSLPESVRLDGLKIVLDCANGAAYNSAPTVFWELGADVISVGVSPNGININDKCGSTAPQLLQETVVASGADLGIALDGDADRLIVVDEKGAIVDGDQIMGLIGASWARQGRLKGGGVVATVMSNLGLERFLEGEGLRLERTKVGDRYVLERMKEGGFNVGGEQSGHMILSDHATTGDGTLAGLQVLAELVAADRPASELLHQFDPVPQLLKNVRFAGGKPLENGNVQTAIANGEAALAGRGRLVIRASGTEPVIRVMAEGDDAGQVEQVVDMICDAVKEAANRHA; from the coding sequence ATGCGCAAGTTTTTCGGAACCGACGGTATCCGTGGGCTCACCAACCAGATTCCGATGACCGTCGAGGTCGCGATGCGCGTCGGGATGGCGGCGGGCGCGCATTTCCTGCGCGGCGATCACAAGCATCGCGTCGTCATCGGCAAGGATACGCGTATTTCGGGCTATATGCTCGAAAACGCGCTCGTCGCCGGTTTCACCAGCGTCGGCATGGACGTCGTGCAGGTCGGGCCGATGCCGACCCCGGCGGTGGCGATGCTGACGCGCTCGATGCGCGCCGACCTCGGCGTCATGCTGTCGGCCAGCCACAACCCCTTCTACGATAACGGGATCAAGCTGTTCGGGCCCGACGGCTATAAATTGTCCGACGAGGACGAAATCCAGATCGAAATGCTGCTCGCCAGCGAGCCGAAGCTCGCCGAACCGGCGCAGATCGGCCGCGCCAAGCGCATCGAGGACGCGCGCGGCCGTTATATCCACGCGGTGAAGCAGAGCCTGCCCGAATCGGTCCGGCTCGACGGGCTGAAGATCGTCCTCGATTGCGCCAATGGCGCCGCTTACAACAGCGCGCCGACGGTGTTCTGGGAACTCGGCGCCGACGTGATTTCGGTCGGGGTCTCGCCCAACGGCATCAACATCAACGACAAATGCGGCTCGACCGCACCGCAATTGCTCCAGGAAACCGTGGTTGCGAGCGGCGCCGACCTCGGTATCGCGCTCGACGGCGACGCCGACCGGCTGATCGTCGTCGACGAAAAGGGCGCGATCGTCGACGGCGACCAGATCATGGGGCTGATCGGCGCGAGCTGGGCGCGGCAGGGACGGCTGAAGGGCGGCGGCGTCGTCGCGACGGTGATGTCGAACCTTGGCCTCGAGCGCTTCCTCGAAGGCGAGGGGCTGCGGCTCGAACGCACCAAGGTCGGCGACCGCTATGTCCTCGAACGGATGAAAGAGGGCGGCTTCAACGTCGGCGGCGAACAGTCGGGGCATATGATCCTGTCGGACCATGCGACGACCGGCGACGGCACGCTGGCGGGGCTGCAGGTGCTCGCCGAGCTGGTCGCGGCGGACCGGCCGGCGAGCGAATTGCTCCACCAGTTCGATCCGGTGCCGCAGCTTTTGAAGAATGTCCGCTTTGCGGGCGGCAAGCCGCTCGAAAACGGCAATGTCCAGACCGCCATCGCCAACGGCGAAGCGGCGCTCGCCGGGCGCGGGCGTCTCGTCATCCGCGCCTCGGGCACCGAACCGGTGATCCGCGTGATGGCCGAGGGCGACGATGCCGGACAAGTTGAACAGGTCGTCGATATGATATGCGACGCCGTAAAGGAGGCTGCGAACCGTCATGCTTGA
- a CDS encoding dicarboxylate/amino acid:cation symporter, with protein sequence MKSAWIILSALIAGMLLGVAVETISVEWGTASLPYIEWVGLLWLNALKMTIIPLIVALLITGITATADAARAGKLAGRAVAIFIGANLLAGLMTLLVLPLLLRAFPMSTAAAEGLRHGLGGATDAVPSPTFTDFVLGLIPTNPIAAAADTSILPLIVFTTIFAFAISRIGAAERATLSGFFKALGDAMLVVIGWVLALAPLGVFALGYALAVKAGVAAFGGLVHYVLMLSAIGVCTIILGIALAVFVVGIPLPRFVRAMVPTFAVAISTQSSLASLPAMLKSSAELGVEPKKADIVLPLAVALFRFTSPAMNLAVVVYVAWLFGVELTPFEMAVGLGVALAAALSSVSLPGSISFVTSIAPIAIAMGVPVAPLGLLVAVETFPDIFRTLGNVVADVAATKYAADGVEDDSPPAGVAP encoded by the coding sequence GTGAAATCCGCATGGATCATCCTCTCGGCGCTGATCGCCGGCATGTTGCTGGGCGTCGCGGTCGAGACGATCTCGGTCGAATGGGGCACGGCATCGCTGCCCTATATCGAATGGGTCGGCCTGCTCTGGCTCAATGCGCTCAAGATGACGATCATCCCGCTGATCGTCGCATTGCTGATCACCGGCATCACCGCGACCGCCGATGCCGCGCGGGCGGGTAAGCTGGCGGGCCGCGCCGTGGCGATCTTCATCGGCGCCAATCTGCTCGCCGGGCTGATGACCCTGCTGGTGCTGCCGCTCCTGCTGCGCGCCTTCCCGATGTCCACCGCGGCGGCCGAAGGGCTGCGGCACGGGCTTGGCGGGGCGACCGATGCCGTCCCCTCGCCCACCTTCACCGATTTCGTCCTCGGCCTGATCCCGACCAATCCGATCGCCGCCGCCGCCGACACGTCGATCCTGCCGCTGATCGTCTTCACGACCATTTTCGCCTTCGCGATCAGCCGCATCGGCGCCGCCGAGCGCGCAACGCTGTCGGGATTTTTTAAGGCCTTGGGCGATGCGATGCTCGTCGTTATCGGCTGGGTTCTGGCGCTCGCGCCGCTCGGCGTCTTCGCGCTCGGCTATGCCCTCGCGGTCAAGGCCGGGGTCGCCGCTTTCGGCGGGCTCGTCCATTATGTGCTGATGCTGTCGGCGATCGGCGTCTGCACAATCATCCTCGGGATCGCGCTTGCGGTGTTCGTCGTCGGCATACCCTTGCCGCGCTTCGTCCGCGCGATGGTGCCGACCTTTGCGGTGGCGATCAGCACGCAAAGCTCGCTCGCCAGCCTGCCCGCGATGCTCAAATCGTCGGCCGAGCTCGGCGTCGAGCCCAAGAAGGCCGATATCGTCCTGCCGCTCGCGGTCGCCTTGTTCCGCTTTACCAGCCCGGCGATGAACCTCGCGGTCGTCGTCTATGTCGCGTGGCTGTTCGGGGTCGAACTGACGCCGTTCGAAATGGCGGTCGGCCTCGGGGTTGCGCTTGCCGCGGCGCTTTCTTCGGTCAGCCTGCCCGGCTCGATCAGCTTCGTGACCTCGATCGCGCCGATCGCCATCGCGATGGGCGTGCCCGTCGCGCCGCTCGGCCTGCTCGTCGCGGTCGAGACATTTCCCGATATCTTCCGCACCCTCGGCAATGTCGTGGCGGACGTCGCGGCAACCAAATATGCCGCCGACGGTGTGGAAGACGACAGTCCCCCCGCAGGAGTCGCCCCATGA
- a CDS encoding aldo/keto reductase has product MKYRKLGHGLEVSAIGIGCMPMIKGGNILYGENADLGESTRTIHRAIDLGVTFFDTAQIYGPFSNEELLGEAIRGKRDGLVIATKFGFRFEGQKIVGVDGSPANARAACEGSLQRLGIDTIDLFYQHRVDPSIAIEEVVGGMMELVKEGKVRHIALSEAGPETIRRAAKAAPITALQSEYSIWEREVEDEILPACRDNGIGFIPYSPLGRGFLAGTIRSRDELPENDWRRNDPRYSEENLPANLAIVDAIAGIAAKHGVSNAQIALAWLLAQGDDIVPIPGTKRRTTMEDSVAAADVTLDADDLAAIDTAAPKGGTNGPRYGEQGMRMVRL; this is encoded by the coding sequence ATGAAATATCGTAAGCTCGGCCACGGCCTTGAAGTCTCCGCCATCGGCATCGGCTGCATGCCGATGATCAAGGGCGGCAACATCCTCTATGGCGAAAATGCCGATCTCGGCGAATCGACGCGCACCATTCATCGCGCGATCGACCTTGGCGTCACCTTTTTCGACACCGCGCAAATCTATGGCCCGTTCAGCAACGAGGAACTGCTCGGCGAAGCGATCCGCGGCAAGCGCGACGGGCTGGTCATCGCGACCAAATTCGGTTTCCGGTTCGAGGGGCAGAAGATCGTCGGGGTCGACGGATCGCCCGCCAACGCCCGCGCCGCGTGCGAAGGCTCGCTCCAGCGGCTCGGCATCGATACGATCGACCTGTTCTACCAGCACCGCGTCGATCCCTCGATCGCGATCGAGGAGGTCGTCGGCGGGATGATGGAGCTGGTGAAGGAGGGCAAGGTCCGCCACATCGCGCTGTCCGAAGCCGGACCCGAGACGATCCGCCGTGCCGCCAAGGCGGCGCCGATCACCGCATTGCAGAGCGAATATTCGATCTGGGAACGCGAGGTCGAGGACGAAATCCTGCCCGCCTGCCGCGACAACGGCATCGGCTTCATCCCCTATTCGCCGCTTGGCCGCGGTTTCCTTGCCGGCACGATCCGCAGCCGCGACGAATTGCCCGAAAACGACTGGCGGCGGAACGATCCGCGCTATTCGGAGGAGAACCTCCCCGCCAACCTCGCGATCGTCGATGCGATTGCCGGGATCGCGGCGAAGCATGGCGTGTCGAACGCCCAGATCGCCCTTGCCTGGCTGCTCGCACAGGGCGACGATATCGTCCCCATCCCCGGCACCAAGCGCCGCACGACGATGGAGGACAGCGTCGCCGCCGCCGACGTGACGCTCGACGCCGATGACCTCGCCGCGATTGACACAGCCGCGCCGAAGGGCGGGACGAACGGACCGCGCTACGGGGAACAAGGCATGCGGATGGTGCGTCTGTAG
- the arr gene encoding NAD(+)--rifampin ADP-ribosyltransferase, translating to MAEVLDEGPFFHGTIADLRVGDFLMAGRRSNYRPEVVMNHIYFTALVNGAGLAAEIAALIEGDTVPRVYLVEPTGAYENDPNVTDKKFPGNPTRSYRSSAPLRIVGEITDWPRLTPEALQMWRERLIALPSDERGEIIN from the coding sequence ATGGCCGAAGTGCTGGACGAAGGGCCGTTCTTTCACGGCACGATCGCCGATTTGCGCGTCGGCGATTTCCTCATGGCGGGCCGCCGCTCGAACTATCGCCCCGAAGTGGTGATGAACCATATCTACTTCACAGCGCTCGTGAACGGTGCAGGGCTTGCCGCTGAAATTGCGGCACTTATCGAAGGTGACACCGTTCCGCGCGTCTATCTCGTCGAGCCGACCGGGGCATATGAGAATGACCCCAATGTCACCGACAAGAAATTTCCGGGCAACCCCACCCGGTCTTACCGCAGCAGCGCGCCGCTCAGGATCGTAGGCGAAATCACCGATTGGCCCCGATTGACGCCCGAAGCGCTGCAGATGTGGCGGGAAAGGCTGATCGCGCTGCCTTCGGACGAACGCGGCGAAATCATCAACTGA
- a CDS encoding DUF1003 domain-containing protein: MNAGTHLNDLSLRLLGRAFDQLDPEEVRVVQAIAARAPSSRDAADIGDAQASTGDRLADRVAAVGGSWGFIIVFSLVLLGWMLLNSEVLQRFGLAFDPYPFIFLNLMLSTLAAVQAPIIMMSQNRQSAKDRLTASVDYEINLRAELEIMRLHEKLDQMRIGELAAKVDELCARMEQKGIS; encoded by the coding sequence ATGAACGCGGGCACGCATCTCAACGACCTGTCGCTGCGCCTGCTCGGCCGCGCCTTCGACCAGCTCGATCCCGAAGAAGTCCGCGTCGTGCAGGCGATCGCCGCCCGCGCGCCGAGCAGCCGCGACGCCGCCGATATCGGCGATGCGCAGGCAAGCACCGGCGACCGGCTCGCCGACCGCGTCGCGGCGGTCGGCGGCTCGTGGGGGTTCATCATCGTCTTTTCGCTGGTGCTGCTCGGCTGGATGCTGCTCAATTCGGAGGTGTTGCAGCGCTTCGGGCTCGCTTTCGACCCCTATCCCTTCATCTTCCTCAACCTGATGCTCTCGACGCTCGCCGCGGTGCAGGCGCCGATCATCATGATGAGCCAGAACCGCCAGTCGGCAAAGGACCGGCTGACCGCCAGCGTCGACTACGAGATCAACCTGCGCGCCGAGCTCGAAATCATGCGGCTGCACGAAAAGCTCGACCAGATGCGGATCGGCGAGCTGGCGGCAAAGGTCGACGAGCTATGCGCGCGGATGGAGCAGAAGGGCATCAGTTGA